The DNA window TGGGGGCACGGGGTCGCCGACCCTGCTCGCTGACCTTCGGTCAGCTTCGGCGTGCCCGCATTCCTCACTGGGGGGCAGAGCCCCCCAGACCCCCGCGATTCGTGGCGGGCCTGGGCGGGACGGTTCCGTCCGGCCGTGGTGCACGGTCTTTGCTCTTCTTGTCTGAGCGGTCTTCGGTCAGCTTCGGCGTGGCACGGTGTGCTTCTATGTGGCTGCGGGGAGTAACCGTTGGGCGCGGTTGGGGCATCGTATGGCGGTTTGGGTGGCCGACGGCTGTCGGTACCGAGGGTGGAGTGGGCATACTGGAACTCTGATGGAGTCCTCTCGCGCGACGACGCGTCGTCACCTGCCCACGAGTCCCTTCAAGCCCCGCGAGCCCGATCCGATCAAGGTGTTCGAGGTCGGCGACCGCGTGTCTCACGACAAGGAAGGACTGGGACGGATCAGCTCCGTTGACGGCGAAGTTGCCGTCGTCGTCGATTTCGGCGGCGGGAGACTGATGCGCGTCGCAGCCCCCTTCTACAAGCTGGACACGCTCTGACCTTGACCTGAGTCGGATGAAACTCAGGTGAAGCGGATGTGAAGCCGGTGCCCGGTGGCATGAGTCCGTACGAGTTCCACGTACGGACGGAGGAGTGCCATGCGCGACAAGGGCAACGGCGCAACCACGCTGTCGGTCCACCGCACCTCGCAGGGGTTGGTCCGCTACCGCAGGTGGCCCGACGGCGGGGTGAGCGTCGAGCTGGTTGACGAGCCAGCCACGCTCCTGGCCTGGGTGTCGACGGCGAACGCATGAGCCCAGGACTACAGGTCATCGGTGTCGGCCTGCACCGGACCGGATCGATGTCGGTGAAGGCGGCGCTGGAACGGTTGGGGTTCGGGCCGTGCTACCACGGTATGGAGGCCCTGCGTCGGAGCCGCGACGGCGACCACTGGCACGCCGCGTACGAGGCGTACGAGGCTGGCGGCGAGTACGACTGGGCGCGGATCTTCGACGGCTACCGAGCGACCATGGACTGGCCGACGGTCTACTTCTGGGAGCAGTTGGCCGCCGCCTACCCGGACGCGAAGCTCCTGCTTACCGACCGCGATCCCGAGAGCTGGTGGGAGAGCCACGCGGAGATGTTCCGGCGTGGCCTCGCGTTCGGCGAGTCGCTCACCGACGAGCAACAGCAGTGGGCGGAACGGTCCGGCTTCGCGCGCATGCAGGCGGCGCTGGGGAGGGGCGCGGCGGGGACGTTCGACGGGCGGGTGTTCGACAAGGAGCACTGCCTGCAGGTGTTCGCAGAGCACTACGAACGGGTCCGAAGCACGGTGCCCGCCGAGCGGCTGCTGGTCTACCGCGTCCAGGAGGGCTGGGAGCCGTTGTGCCGGTTCCTCGGCGTCGACGTTCCGGACGAGCCGTTCCCGAAGGTGAACGTCGGCGACCGCTTGGTGGACAACATCAAGACGGCGATGCGACTGGCCAGAACGCGGACGGGTGAGCCGGCCTGGCGCTGACACCCTAGGGTGATGGGAGTCGTCAGCGCAGCGAGGGAACCTTGCCCAGATTGACGGTCGGCGTACTCGGCCAGCTCGAGGTCTCCGTGGACGGCCGCCCGGTGCGGCTCACCACTGGCCGGTTGCGCGCGCTGCTGGCCGTCCTCGCGATGTCGGCCGGCCAGACCGTGTCGATGCAACGCCTGACCGCCGCCGTGTGGGGTGACGACCCACCGCACAATCCCAAGCGCAGCCTGCAGACGTACGCGACGCGGCTGCGCGCCGAGCTCGGCGCGCAGCTGATCAGCGGCCACTCCGGCGGGCTCGTCCTGGACGCCGCTGCCGACCAGGTGGACGCGCTGCGGTTCGAGCAGCTCCTCGACGACGCGTCACCCCGGGCCACCCCCGCCGAGGAACGCCAGCGACTCGACGAGGCCCTCGGGCTCTGGCGCGGCGAACCGTTCGAAGGAGTCGAGTCCCGCTGGCTCGACGAGACGCTGGCGCCACGGCTGTCCGAGCTGCGGCTCTCGGCGTTGGAACGCCGGATCGACCTCGATCTCGCGGCTGGACGCCATGGCGAGCTCGTCGGCGAGCTGAACGAGTGGACCGTACGGTGCCCGCTGCGGGAGTCGCTCTGGGCCCGGCTGCTCGTCGTCCTCGACCGCTGCGGGCGGCGCGCCGACGCCTTGGAGCGCTACCACCACATCCGGCTCCGCATCGCCGACGAGCTCGGCGTCGACCCCAGCCAAGAGCTCCAGCAGGTCTACGCCGACCTCCTCGCCGACCAACCCGCCGTCGCCGAACCGGTGCCGGCGTCCCTCGGGGTCCCGCAGCAACTGCCCGCGCCGCCACCGGTGTTCGTCGGCCGCACCGCCGAACTGACCCAGCTCGATGCCGACGACGACAGCCCGACGGTGGTCATCACCGCCATCGACGGCATGGCGGGGGTGGGCAAGACGACCCTCGCCGTCCACCTCGCGCATCAGCTGGCCGAGCGCTATCCGGACGGCCAGCTCTTCCTCGACCTGCACGGTTTCACCGAGGGCATCGAGCCGGTCGACCCGAGCGACGCGTTGGACCGACTGCTGCGCTCCCTCGGCGTACCCGGCGAGCAGATCCCGCCGCAGCTCGACGCTCGCGCCGCGCTCTTCCGCAGCCACCTCGCCGACCAGCGGGTCCTCCTCCTGCTCGACAACGCGGCGACCGAGGCACAGGTCGCGCCGCTGATTCCGGGAAGTGCGCACTGCCTGGTGCTGATCACGAGCCGCCGCCGCCTGGCCGCCCTCGACCAGACCCGTACGGTGTCGCTCGACGTGCTGCCCCCGGCCGACGCGCTCGGGCTCTTCACGACCACCGCCGGCCCCGAACGCCTCGCCGGCGAGCCACCCGAGCTGCTGAGGGAGCTCGTCGAGCTGTGCGGACGGCTACCGCTCGCGCTGCGCATCGCCGCGGCCAGGCTGCGCATGCACCGTACGTGGACGGCGCGACATCTCCTGGATCTGCTCGCCGATCGTCAACGCCGGCTGGACGAACTCGACCTCGGCCGGCGAAGCGTCATCGGTGCCCTCGACCTGTCGTACCACCAACTCACCCCTCGCCACCAGCATGCGTACCGGCTCATCGGTCTCCATCCCGGACCAGACCTCGACCTGCACGCTGCCACGGCGCTCCTCGACGAAGGCGACACGCAGAGCACGCGGCGGCTGCTCGAGGAACTGCTCAGCGCGCACCTGATGCAGGAGCCGACCCCCGATCGCTACCGGTTCCACGACCTCACCCGCCAACACGCCGCGGCCATCGCCGGCGCGGACGAGCCCGCGGCCACCCGCCGGTCGGCGCTCGAGGGGTTGTTCGCGTCCTACCTGCACACGGCGGCCGTGGCGATGGACGTCGGCTATCCGTTCGAGTACGAACGCCGCCCGCACCCCGCTCCGGGCGACCACCCGGTGCCGTCGTTCCAGACCGCCGAACAGGCGACGACCTGGCTGGACCTCGAACTCCCCAACCTGCTGGCCGTCGCGCGGTACACGGCCGAGAACGGCTGGCTGGACCATCCGCCGCGACTGGCCGCTCTCCTCGAACGGCACCTGATGAGCCGCGGCCGTACGACCGACGCCGAGCGGCTCGACCAGCTGGCTCTGGACACGGCTCGCGCCGCCGGTGACGCCGTAGCCGAGGTCGACGCGGTGGTACGCCTCGCCCACCTGCATCGACTCGCCGGCCAGTACCCCCAGGCAGAACCGCTCTACCAGCGGGCGCTGACGTCGGCACGGGAGAGCGCCTACCGGCGGGGCGAGGCGGACGCGCTGCACGGGCTCGGGCAGATGCAACGGCTGCAGGGCCAGTTCGCCGAGGCTTCCGACTCGTTCGGCCGTGCTCTGGATCTCGCGGAGCTGGCCGAGTACCCCACCGGAGCGTTGGAGGCGCAACTCGGACTCGGCCACCTGTACAACGGGCGCGGCCAGCACGAGCTGGCAG is part of the Tenggerimyces flavus genome and encodes:
- a CDS encoding sulfotransferase family protein → MSPGLQVIGVGLHRTGSMSVKAALERLGFGPCYHGMEALRRSRDGDHWHAAYEAYEAGGEYDWARIFDGYRATMDWPTVYFWEQLAAAYPDAKLLLTDRDPESWWESHAEMFRRGLAFGESLTDEQQQWAERSGFARMQAALGRGAAGTFDGRVFDKEHCLQVFAEHYERVRSTVPAERLLVYRVQEGWEPLCRFLGVDVPDEPFPKVNVGDRLVDNIKTAMRLARTRTGEPAWR
- a CDS encoding AfsR/SARP family transcriptional regulator, translating into MPRLTVGVLGQLEVSVDGRPVRLTTGRLRALLAVLAMSAGQTVSMQRLTAAVWGDDPPHNPKRSLQTYATRLRAELGAQLISGHSGGLVLDAAADQVDALRFEQLLDDASPRATPAEERQRLDEALGLWRGEPFEGVESRWLDETLAPRLSELRLSALERRIDLDLAAGRHGELVGELNEWTVRCPLRESLWARLLVVLDRCGRRADALERYHHIRLRIADELGVDPSQELQQVYADLLADQPAVAEPVPASLGVPQQLPAPPPVFVGRTAELTQLDADDDSPTVVITAIDGMAGVGKTTLAVHLAHQLAERYPDGQLFLDLHGFTEGIEPVDPSDALDRLLRSLGVPGEQIPPQLDARAALFRSHLADQRVLLLLDNAATEAQVAPLIPGSAHCLVLITSRRRLAALDQTRTVSLDVLPPADALGLFTTTAGPERLAGEPPELLRELVELCGRLPLALRIAAARLRMHRTWTARHLLDLLADRQRRLDELDLGRRSVIGALDLSYHQLTPRHQHAYRLIGLHPGPDLDLHAATALLDEGDTQSTRRLLEELLSAHLMQEPTPDRYRFHDLTRQHAAAIAGADEPAATRRSALEGLFASYLHTAAVAMDVGYPFEYERRPHPAPGDHPVPSFQTAEQATTWLDLELPNLLAVARYTAENGWLDHPPRLAALLERHLMSRGRTTDAERLDQLALDTARAAGDAVAEVDAVVRLAHLHRLAGQYPQAEPLYQRALTSARESAYRRGEADALHGLGQMQRLQGQFAEASDSFGRALDLAELAEYPTGALEAQLGLGHLYNGRGQHELAAKHLTRSLALARDTGHRFGELDALFGLGWTHLAQDDARAADDFAGALKIARADGYRIAELASLTGLGGVHLKHGRFEEAAGCYEDVLSSARQLGKPNWTFEALQGLGRARLSQDRPDDALACHQEALDIANQIGQQVDAARAHDGIAHAHRARQEHDQARRHWQLALRTFAELGIESTSEDWMASVTAIRGHLATYED